In the genome of Pseudomonas putida, one region contains:
- the dnaQ gene encoding DNA polymerase III subunit epsilon, whose protein sequence is MEQQVNRYVVLDTETTGMPVTEGHRIIEIGCVEVIGRRLTGRNFHVYLQPDRESDEGAIGVHGITDAFLIGKPRFADVAEEFFEYIKGAHLVIHNAAFDVGFINNEFALLGQHDRTDVSQYCTVIDTLMLARARHPGQRNSLDALCKRYGIDNSGRELHGALLDSELLADVYLAMTGGQTSLSLAAHGADGDASGEGGTGSEIRRITGRQPGRVILASAEELEAHAERLAAIAKSAGAPSMWQALTEPAAG, encoded by the coding sequence GTGGAGCAGCAAGTCAACCGGTACGTCGTTCTCGACACTGAAACCACCGGCATGCCGGTCACCGAAGGCCATCGAATCATCGAAATCGGGTGCGTCGAGGTCATCGGCCGTCGCCTGACCGGGCGCAACTTCCACGTCTATCTGCAACCGGACCGCGAGAGTGACGAAGGCGCGATCGGGGTGCACGGCATCACCGATGCCTTCCTGATCGGCAAGCCGCGTTTTGCCGATGTCGCCGAGGAGTTCTTCGAGTACATCAAGGGCGCGCACCTGGTCATCCACAATGCGGCGTTCGACGTTGGCTTCATCAACAACGAATTCGCCTTGTTGGGGCAGCACGACCGCACCGATGTGTCCCAGTACTGCACCGTCATCGATACCCTGATGCTGGCGCGGGCCCGTCACCCAGGCCAGCGCAACAGCCTCGACGCGTTGTGCAAACGCTACGGCATCGACAACTCCGGCCGTGAACTGCACGGCGCACTGCTCGACTCGGAACTGCTGGCCGACGTCTACCTGGCGATGACCGGTGGCCAAACCAGCCTGTCGCTGGCGGCCCACGGCGCTGACGGCGACGCGTCGGGCGAGGGCGGCACGGGCAGCGAGATCCGGCGCATCACCGGGCGCCAGCCGGGGCGGGTGATCTTGGCCAGCGCCGAAGAGCTCGAAGCCCATGCCGAGCGCCTTGCGGCGATCGCCAAGTCGGCTGGGGCACCTTCGATGTGGCAGGCATTGACCGAGCCGGCCGCGGGCTGA
- a CDS encoding NADPH-dependent FMN reductase yields the protein MSQVYSVAVVVGSLRKDSYNRKVARALGELAPSSLALKVVEIGDLPLYNEDVEADAPEAWKRFRDEIRRSDAVLFVTPEYNRSVPGGLKNAIDVGSRPYGQSAWSGKPAAVVSVSPGAIGGFGANHAVRQSLVFLDMPCMQMPEAYLGGAASLFDDSGKLNEKTRPFLQAFIDKFAAWVKLNRAV from the coding sequence ATGAGCCAGGTTTATTCGGTAGCGGTCGTTGTCGGCAGCTTGCGTAAGGATTCCTACAACCGCAAGGTAGCCCGGGCCCTGGGGGAACTGGCACCGTCCAGTCTTGCCCTGAAGGTCGTCGAAATCGGCGACCTGCCGCTGTACAACGAAGATGTCGAAGCCGACGCCCCCGAGGCGTGGAAGCGCTTTCGTGACGAAATTCGTCGCAGCGATGCGGTGCTGTTCGTCACCCCCGAATACAACCGCTCGGTGCCTGGCGGTCTGAAGAACGCCATCGACGTAGGCTCGCGGCCCTATGGACAAAGCGCCTGGAGCGGCAAGCCGGCGGCGGTGGTGAGCGTGTCGCCCGGCGCCATTGGCGGTTTCGGGGCCAACCATGCGGTGCGTCAGTCGTTGGTGTTCCTGGACATGCCTTGCATGCAAATGCCGGAGGCCTATCTCGGCGGGGCGGCGAGCCTGTTCGATGACTCGGGCAAGCTCAACGAAAAGACCCGGCCATTCCTGCAGGCCTTCATCGACAAGTTCGCGGCCTGGGTGAAGCTCAACCGCGCGGTCTGA
- the rnhA gene encoding ribonuclease HI — translation MSESVEIYTDGACKGNPGPGGWGVLMVYKGVEKELWGGERETTNNRMELMAAIQGLMALKRECEVVLTTDSQYVMKGINEWMANWKKRGWKTAAKEPVKNADLWQQLDEQVNRHKVTWKWVRGHIGHPGNERADQLANRGVDEVRAKR, via the coding sequence ATGAGCGAGAGCGTCGAGATCTACACCGATGGTGCCTGCAAGGGCAACCCTGGCCCTGGCGGCTGGGGTGTGCTGATGGTTTACAAAGGCGTCGAGAAGGAACTGTGGGGCGGCGAGCGCGAAACCACCAACAACCGCATGGAACTGATGGCGGCGATCCAGGGGCTGATGGCACTCAAGCGTGAATGCGAGGTGGTGCTGACCACCGACTCGCAGTACGTGATGAAAGGCATCAACGAGTGGATGGCCAACTGGAAGAAGCGCGGCTGGAAGACCGCGGCCAAGGAACCGGTAAAGAACGCCGACCTCTGGCAGCAGCTCGACGAGCAGGTCAACCGCCACAAGGTGACTTGGAAGTGGGTGCGCGGGCATATCGGCCATCCGGGCAACGAGCGTGCCGACCAATTGGCCAACCGCGGCGTCGACGAGGTGCGGGCCAAGCGCTGA
- a CDS encoding Orn/Lys/Arg decarboxylase N-terminal domain-containing protein, whose amino-acid sequence MYKDLKFPILIVHRAIKADSVAGERVRGIAEELAQDGFAILAAADQAEARLVAATHHGLACMLIAAEGVGEDSHLLQSMAELIRLARQRAPDLPIFALGEQVTLEYAPAEAMSELNQLRGILYLFEDTVPFLARQVARAAHNYLDGLLPPFFKALVQHTAQSNYSWHTPGHGGGVAYRKSPVGQAFHQFFGENTLRSDLSVSVPELGSLLDHTGPLADAEARAARNFGADHTFFVINGTSTANKIVWHAMVGRDDLVLVDRNCHKSVVHAIIMTGAIPIYLCPERNELGIIGPIPLSEFSPASIQAKIKANPLARGRTSRIRLAVVTNSTYDGLCYHAGLIKQELGASVEVLHFDEAWFAYAAFHEFFAGRYAMGTARIDDSPLVFSTHSTHKLLAAFSQASMIHVQDGSQRQLDRDRFNEAFMMHISTSPQYSILASLDVASSMMEGPAGRSLLQEMFDEALSFRRALANLREHIAADDWWFSIWQPPVAEGIHRLAAQDWLLQPGAEWHGFGDVEQDYVLLDPLKVTLVMPGLTAGGALGEHGIPAAVVSKFLWERGLVVEKTGLYSFLVLFSMGITKGKWSTLLTELLEFKRHYDGNTPLGQCLPSVMAVAPSRYQGLGLRDLCGQLHDCYRANATAKQLKRLFTRLPEMAISPAQAYDQLVRGEVEAVPIEALLGRVAAVMLVPYPPGIPLIMPGERFTEATRAIIDYLAFARAFNSGFPGFVADVHGLQCEDHGQGLIYTVDCLKECG is encoded by the coding sequence ATGTACAAGGACCTCAAGTTCCCCATCCTCATCGTCCATCGCGCGATCAAGGCCGACAGCGTCGCCGGTGAGCGCGTGCGTGGCATTGCCGAAGAGTTGGCCCAGGACGGTTTCGCCATCCTGGCCGCCGCCGACCAGGCCGAAGCCAGGCTGGTCGCGGCGACCCACCACGGCCTGGCCTGCATGCTGATCGCCGCTGAAGGCGTCGGCGAGGACTCCCATCTGTTGCAAAGCATGGCCGAGCTGATCCGCCTGGCGCGACAGCGCGCGCCAGACTTGCCGATCTTCGCCCTCGGTGAACAGGTCACCCTCGAATATGCCCCGGCTGAAGCCATGAGCGAGCTCAATCAGCTGCGCGGCATCCTCTACCTGTTCGAAGACACCGTCCCCTTTCTCGCCCGCCAGGTCGCCCGCGCCGCCCACAATTACCTCGATGGCCTGCTGCCACCGTTCTTCAAGGCCCTGGTGCAGCACACCGCGCAATCGAACTATTCCTGGCACACACCTGGCCATGGCGGTGGCGTGGCCTACCGCAAAAGCCCGGTGGGGCAGGCGTTCCATCAATTCTTTGGCGAAAACACCTTGCGCTCGGACCTGTCGGTCTCAGTGCCGGAGCTTGGCTCGCTGCTCGACCACACAGGCCCCCTGGCCGACGCCGAAGCCCGGGCGGCACGCAATTTCGGCGCCGACCATACGTTCTTCGTGATCAACGGCACCTCCACTGCCAACAAGATCGTCTGGCATGCCATGGTCGGTCGCGACGACCTGGTCCTGGTGGATCGCAACTGCCACAAATCGGTGGTTCACGCCATCATCATGACCGGCGCCATCCCGATCTACCTGTGCCCAGAACGCAACGAGCTGGGCATCATCGGCCCGATCCCGCTGAGCGAATTCAGCCCAGCTTCGATCCAGGCGAAGATCAAGGCCAACCCCCTGGCCCGTGGGCGGACGTCGCGCATTCGCCTGGCTGTGGTGACCAACTCCACCTACGACGGCTTGTGCTATCACGCCGGGCTGATCAAGCAGGAGCTCGGCGCCAGCGTCGAGGTATTGCACTTCGACGAAGCCTGGTTCGCCTATGCCGCCTTCCATGAATTCTTTGCCGGGCGCTACGCCATGGGTACTGCGCGCATCGATGACAGCCCGCTGGTGTTCAGCACCCATTCCACCCACAAGCTGCTTGCAGCGTTCAGTCAGGCGTCGATGATCCATGTGCAGGACGGCAGCCAGCGGCAACTGGACCGTGACCGCTTCAATGAAGCCTTCATGATGCACATCTCTACCTCGCCGCAGTACAGCATCCTGGCGTCCCTGGATGTGGCCTCGAGCATGATGGAAGGCCCGGCAGGGCGCTCGCTGTTGCAGGAGATGTTCGACGAGGCCCTGAGTTTTCGCCGTGCCTTGGCCAATCTGCGTGAGCACATCGCCGCCGATGACTGGTGGTTCAGCATCTGGCAACCGCCTGTAGCCGAAGGGATCCATCGCCTGGCGGCGCAGGACTGGTTGTTGCAACCGGGCGCCGAATGGCACGGCTTTGGCGACGTGGAGCAGGACTACGTGCTGCTCGACCCGCTCAAGGTCACCTTGGTGATGCCAGGGCTCACGGCAGGCGGCGCCTTGGGCGAGCATGGCATCCCGGCGGCGGTGGTGAGCAAGTTTCTCTGGGAGCGTGGGCTGGTGGTGGAGAAGACCGGGCTGTACAGCTTTCTCGTGTTGTTCTCCATGGGCATCACCAAGGGCAAGTGGAGCACCTTGCTCACCGAGCTTCTGGAGTTCAAGCGTCACTACGATGGCAACACGCCGTTGGGGCAATGCCTGCCCAGTGTGATGGCCGTGGCGCCGTCACGCTACCAGGGGCTGGGCCTGCGCGATCTGTGCGGGCAATTGCACGACTGCTACCGGGCCAACGCCACCGCCAAGCAGCTCAAGCGCCTGTTCACACGGTTGCCGGAAATGGCCATCAGCCCGGCCCAGGCCTATGACCAACTGGTGCGCGGGGAGGTGGAGGCCGTGCCGATCGAGGCATTGCTGGGGCGTGTGGCGGCGGTGATGCTGGTGCCGTATCCACCTGGTATACCGTTGATCATGCCCGGTGAGCGCTTCACCGAGGCCACCCGCGCGATCATCGACTACCTGGCCTTCGCCCGGGCGTTCAATAGCGGATTCCCCGGTTTTGTCGCCGATGTCCATGGCCTGCAATGCGAGGACCATGGCCAGGGACTGATCTACACCGTCGATTGCCTCAAGGAATGCGGATGA
- a CDS encoding AraC family transcriptional regulator, producing the protein MSDKDTISMQLVREALLQTCPAGKADAPLLARAGIDASELDLPQARVSAEAYARLWRLLARRCNDEFFAMDPRGLRSGSLAFLCRASMAQPTLGAGLETALAFLSLMLEDLQPSLVRQQSLAEIVINEPRETPRRAFTYFTFWMIVHGVACWLAGRRIPILAIDLRCAEPPFCDDYRVMFSENLQFGRPRTRMIIAADCLDVPLKRTPEELQRFLAEAPGNILVKYRDPASLARRIRHDLLALDPASWPDAETLARRLCLSASTLRRRLAEEGQTYQGLKDSVRRQLAIQWLADCEVGLGTIAERLGFADSSSFYKAFRKWFGCNPGHYRELIGTSGPAVALP; encoded by the coding sequence ATGAGCGACAAAGACACCATATCCATGCAGCTGGTGCGCGAGGCGTTGTTGCAGACGTGCCCGGCAGGGAAGGCCGATGCGCCGTTGCTGGCCAGGGCCGGTATCGATGCCAGCGAACTCGACCTGCCGCAGGCACGGGTGAGCGCCGAGGCCTATGCGCGGCTTTGGCGCCTGCTGGCGCGCCGCTGCAACGACGAGTTCTTCGCCATGGACCCTCGCGGCCTGCGCAGCGGCAGCCTGGCGTTCCTGTGCCGGGCCAGTATGGCCCAGCCCACCCTCGGTGCAGGCTTGGAGACCGCCCTGGCGTTTTTGTCGTTGATGCTTGAGGACCTTCAGCCGAGCTTGGTACGCCAGCAGAGCCTGGCCGAGATTGTCATCAACGAACCGCGGGAAACACCTCGCCGCGCTTTTACCTACTTCACCTTCTGGATGATCGTCCATGGCGTGGCCTGCTGGCTGGCCGGGCGACGCATTCCGATCCTGGCCATCGACCTGCGTTGCGCCGAGCCGCCGTTTTGCGATGACTACCGCGTGATGTTCTCGGAAAACCTGCAGTTCGGCCGACCCCGCACGCGCATGATCATCGCCGCCGACTGTCTGGATGTGCCGCTCAAACGTACGCCCGAAGAGCTGCAGCGGTTTCTGGCCGAGGCGCCAGGCAACATCCTGGTCAAGTACCGTGACCCGGCCAGCTTGGCACGGCGCATTCGCCATGACCTGCTCGCCCTGGACCCTGCGTCCTGGCCGGATGCCGAAACGCTGGCACGCCGGCTGTGCCTGTCTGCTTCGACGCTGCGCCGTCGTCTGGCCGAGGAAGGGCAAACCTATCAGGGCCTCAAGGACAGCGTGCGGCGCCAATTGGCGATCCAATGGCTGGCCGACTGTGAGGTGGGGCTGGGCACCATCGCCGAGCGCCTGGGGTTCGCCGACAGCAGTTCGTTCTACAAGGCGTTTCGCAAATGGTTTGGGTGCAATCCGGGGCATTACCGCGAGCTGATCGGAACGTCCGGCCCGGCCGTGGCCTTGCCCTAG
- a CDS encoding 2-aminoethylphosphonate--pyruvate transaminase, with product MSNAPILLTPGPLTTSSRTRQAMLVDWGSWDRDFNQLTASLCEQLLAIVNGTATHHCVPLQGSGTFAVEAAIGTLVPRNGKVLVLINGAYGQRLAKICKVLGRAYSTFETAEDQPTTAADVDRLLAADPAVTHVALIHCETSTGILNPLPEIAQVVKRHGKRLIIDAMSSFGALPIDAAQVPFEALIAASGKCLEGVPGMGFVFAEKNALAAAEGNCHSLAMDLQDQHAYMAKTGQWRFTPPTHVVAALHEALVQYNEEGGLPARHQRYSDNCKTLLEGMAKLGLRSFLPAEIQAPIIVTFHAPRDARYQFKDFYERVKAKGFILYPGKLTQVETFRVGCIGVVGAEGMQAAVDAVAQVLREMEVLDI from the coding sequence ATGAGCAATGCCCCGATCCTGCTGACCCCTGGCCCACTGACCACCTCGTCCCGCACCCGCCAAGCCATGCTGGTGGACTGGGGTTCCTGGGACCGCGACTTCAACCAACTGACCGCCAGTCTGTGCGAACAACTGCTGGCCATCGTCAACGGCACCGCCACCCACCACTGCGTCCCCCTGCAAGGCAGCGGCACCTTCGCCGTGGAAGCCGCCATCGGCACTCTGGTACCACGCAATGGCAAGGTGCTGGTCCTGATCAACGGTGCCTACGGCCAGCGCCTGGCCAAGATCTGCAAGGTCCTGGGCCGTGCCTACAGCACCTTCGAAACCGCCGAAGACCAACCCACCACCGCCGCCGATGTCGATCGCCTGCTGGCCGCCGACCCAGCCGTCACCCATGTGGCGCTGATCCACTGCGAAACCAGCACCGGCATCCTCAACCCGTTGCCCGAGATCGCCCAGGTAGTCAAACGCCATGGCAAGCGCCTGATCATCGACGCCATGAGTTCCTTCGGTGCCCTGCCGATCGACGCCGCCCAAGTGCCGTTCGAAGCCCTGATCGCCGCCTCCGGCAAGTGCCTGGAAGGTGTACCGGGCATGGGCTTTGTCTTCGCCGAGAAAAATGCCCTGGCCGCCGCCGAAGGCAACTGCCACTCGCTGGCCATGGACTTGCAAGATCAGCACGCCTACATGGCCAAGACCGGCCAATGGCGCTTCACCCCGCCGACCCACGTGGTCGCGGCGCTGCACGAAGCCCTGGTGCAATACAACGAGGAAGGCGGCCTGCCGGCCCGTCACCAGCGCTACTCCGACAACTGCAAGACCCTGCTCGAGGGCATGGCCAAGCTCGGCCTGCGCAGCTTCCTGCCCGCCGAGATCCAGGCGCCTATCATCGTCACCTTCCATGCCCCACGTGATGCACGCTACCAGTTCAAGGACTTCTACGAGCGCGTCAAGGCCAAGGGCTTCATCCTCTATCCAGGCAAGCTGACCCAGGTGGAAACCTTCCGCGTCGGCTGCATCGGCGTGGTGGGTGCAGAGGGCATGCAAGCCGCCGTCGATGCCGTGGCCCAAGTGCTGCGGGAAATGGAAGTGCTGGACATCTAA
- the phnX gene encoding phosphonoacetaldehyde hydrolase, with protein MNYSNPTQLQAAILDWAGTVVDFGSFAPTQIFVEAFAEFDVQVSIEEARGPMGMGKWDHIRTLCDVPEIAERYRKVFGRTPTDDDVTAIYERFMPLQIEKIAVHSALIPGALDTLTGLRKDGLKIGSCSGYPKVVMDKVVELAKQNGYVADHVVATDETPNGRPWPAQALANVIALGIDDVAACVKVDDTVPGILEGRRAGMWTVALVCSGNALGLTWEGYRALSAEKLESERKRIHAMFESSRPHYLIDTINELPEVIADINRRLAKGEMPQAS; from the coding sequence ATGAACTACAGCAACCCCACCCAGCTGCAAGCCGCCATCCTCGACTGGGCCGGCACCGTGGTCGACTTTGGCTCCTTCGCCCCGACCCAGATCTTCGTCGAAGCCTTCGCCGAATTCGATGTCCAGGTGTCCATCGAAGAAGCCCGCGGCCCGATGGGCATGGGCAAGTGGGACCACATCCGCACCCTGTGCGATGTGCCCGAGATTGCCGAGCGCTACCGCAAGGTGTTCGGCCGCACCCCGACCGACGACGACGTCACTGCCATCTACGAACGCTTCATGCCCCTGCAGATCGAGAAGATCGCCGTGCATTCGGCGCTGATCCCCGGCGCCCTGGACACCCTGACGGGCCTGCGCAAGGACGGCCTGAAGATCGGCTCCTGCTCCGGCTACCCGAAAGTGGTGATGGACAAGGTGGTGGAGCTTGCCAAGCAGAACGGCTATGTCGCCGACCACGTGGTGGCCACCGATGAAACCCCGAACGGTCGTCCGTGGCCGGCCCAGGCGCTGGCCAACGTGATCGCCCTGGGCATCGATGATGTCGCGGCCTGCGTCAAGGTCGACGACACCGTGCCGGGCATTCTCGAAGGCCGCCGCGCCGGCATGTGGACCGTCGCCCTGGTGTGCTCGGGCAACGCCCTGGGCCTGACCTGGGAAGGCTATCGCGCCCTGAGCGCCGAGAAGCTCGAAAGCGAGCGCAAGCGCATCCATGCGATGTTCGAAAGCTCCCGCCCGCATTACCTGATCGACACCATCAACGAGTTGCCGGAAGTGATCGCCGACATCAACCGTCGCCTGGCCAAGGGCGAGATGCCGCAAGCGTCGTAA
- a CDS encoding LysR substrate-binding domain-containing protein: protein MNLFQLRAFDAVAREGSFTRAAARLFISQPAVTGHVKALEEHYQITLLRRTARRVELTEEGTRLAAITRAMFSLAEEAQAMLEANRQLLTGRLEVAADGPHRVMPMLGMLRARYPGITVNLRLGNAQETLAALLSEHADVAVLTEVEPRKGLYLQSLGDSRLCVLLPVSHPWAAGEGELPLAELDRQIMVLREPSSMTRRTFDHACSDAQVQPRVLLELDSREAVTEAVAAELGFGIVSSMEVAHDPRVVARPLAGQGLVNRHMIGCLERRRELRLIQAFLGLAASL, encoded by the coding sequence ATGAATCTGTTCCAATTGCGCGCCTTCGACGCGGTGGCCCGCGAAGGCAGCTTCACCCGCGCTGCGGCGCGCCTGTTCATCAGCCAGCCGGCGGTGACCGGGCACGTCAAGGCATTGGAGGAGCACTACCAGATCACGTTGTTGCGCCGGACCGCGCGGCGCGTGGAGTTGACCGAGGAGGGCACGCGCCTGGCGGCCATCACCCGGGCGATGTTCAGCCTGGCCGAAGAAGCCCAGGCGATGCTTGAGGCCAACCGGCAATTGCTCACCGGGCGCCTGGAGGTCGCGGCCGACGGCCCGCACCGGGTGATGCCGATGCTCGGCATGCTGCGGGCGCGTTACCCGGGCATCACCGTCAACCTGCGCCTGGGCAACGCCCAGGAAACCCTGGCGGCGCTGCTGTCGGAGCACGCCGACGTGGCGGTGCTGACCGAGGTCGAACCGCGCAAGGGCCTGTACCTGCAGAGCCTGGGGGATTCGCGGCTGTGCGTGCTGCTGCCGGTCAGTCATCCTTGGGCTGCGGGCGAGGGTGAACTGCCCCTGGCAGAGCTGGACCGTCAGATCATGGTGCTGCGCGAGCCCAGCTCCATGACCCGGCGCACCTTCGACCATGCCTGCAGCGATGCCCAGGTGCAGCCGCGGGTGCTGCTTGAGCTGGACAGCCGTGAGGCGGTCACCGAGGCGGTGGCGGCCGAGTTGGGTTTTGGGATCGTCTCGTCGATGGAGGTGGCCCATGATCCACGGGTGGTGGCCAGGCCGTTGGCCGGGCAGGGGCTGGTCAATCGGCACATGATCGGTTGCCTGGAGCGGCGCCGGGAACTGCGCTTGATCCAGGCGTTCCTGGGGTTGGCGGCGAGCCTGTGA